CCGGAACGGCTCGCCGGCCCGATATCCGTGCTGCGCGTACAGGTCCCGACTGCGTGGGCTGCTCGCCTCCAGGTAACCGGGCATTCCGTTGGCGTCCAGCCAGGCGTGGTGGTGCTCCAGCAGCGCGGTGCCCAGCCCCTGCCCCTGCCGGTCCGGCTGGACCGCCAGGAAGGCCAGGTGGTGGTGGTCCGGATGCGGGTGGTTCGCCGCGAACAGCTCGTCGAGATGCTGGAACCGGTCGGTCCACGCACCGCAGGCGGCGGCGAGCCGGGCGTCGTAGTCGGCCGGCGGCGGGGCCGGGTCGCCGACCGACGGGAACCAGACAGCGACCGCGGCCCGGTCCGCGTTGGCGTACACCAGGCCGTGCCGCATCGCG
Above is a window of Micromonospora coriariae DNA encoding:
- a CDS encoding GNAT family N-acetyltransferase codes for the protein MSVAIERLGPEDTALVAGRIAQAFTVLEVTRWLVPDASKREAVLAGNFEILVEHAMRHGLVYANADRAAVAVWFPSVGDPAPPPADYDARLAAACGAWTDRFQHLDELFAANHPHPDHHHLAFLAVQPDRQGQGLGTALLEHHHAWLDANGMPGYLEASSPRSRDLYAQHGYRAGEPFRVPDGTPFWPMWREPVSH